The genomic segment GTTTCTAGAAATAATTCACATATTTACATCACTATATCATACCTATTTGGTATGTACATTTTTTACTTATAGTCATTTTAATaagggtgagttactagaatattgcataaaagcttccttattacaaaagtaacatacaattgtttgtaattactagactaacacattgtacctatactacccctgaaattagtgttgggaaaaaacataattacggctaatgccattagaaaaaaaaaaaaacattggaagttgggactaagtctaccgatcctttgatggtatatttatacacgtggactgattaaaggtgtacatcagatatttttggtacacttagttgtagtgctgGTACACTTAACCGTGgacgtagatggtacacttagttgtagtgttggtacacttatcggtcgaCGTATATGAAATCGATTcgttagattaagttggtagaggaatttccctttgatgatagacttatGTTTTTAGCGCGTGTAGCAACAAACGTAAAAGGGtgggaagatatttatggtagactaatgggctgttgcgacagatttatgcgacagccttctctcgttacagatatttttggtatactttgtttgttttttgaaatagttttcgtaGTGTTGTGGTAGGCttcttgtccgtggtagatttagtaagcaagattgacagctgtaaagtcttaccagaataacacgaatttgtttgagctggcaaagacagtctagcgttgcgatagacttattggaggaAGATCTAAACAGGTTTGCTGTTCTTCCGATtaatggtgttcatgtaataaagtttgtagcagattcatcaatcgtgttctgtttgtcggccggagcaaacgtctttttcctactcagtttcggaaatctttcctctgggttcatccatggaagagcaagatatcgtttcggaaatctatataactcactttttataggtttttaatttagaaatcagatgttgagacgaaaatctataatagttgagtaaaaaccctacaagtgaaaccaaaaaaatagacataagtcgtgaaaaaataaagtgaggcagggaaaattagggttttcagtcgtatgttagaggtagaagacgaggatattaTGGTAATTTCGGattcattaaacctaaaatcgaacgtgtacgtacatataaacgtgtacgtacatatgaactcATACGTACATAATGTTCTTGAGATTAgagtacgtacataacgttcttttgcttagtgtaggtccataaatccgttttaatgaacaatattattgtaattttgtagtcatcttcaacatatcttcttctgtaaccctagctaatattgtcgttgttgttcaccggaaatggaacaagtaagagatgttactagaaaaagtaagagatgttactagaacaacctatgtaattcgtaattgtttatttatttattatattttcgagaggtaatgaataataaccacacaaaattacattttaactatagagggtaatatttagataacataaatatataatactcagttcaactaggtacaactaaatatatatttagatttgcatttatatttaaaatatgaaaatgataattaaggtttatacgaatttctttacatattgaactattaaagaactatgtttaatcaacaatacaagaattAATCACTTTCTAATACATActatcgttttcacataaaacactctttatagtataaggaagacttagtaagggatcacctcaaatgaagcaaaagaggtgaaaaccaagtttttatgaacattgtgttatGAAAACCTTGTATATGCAAATTAATAGTGATAAATCTTGTGGCCAactgctaattaataatttatattatagtccaattgaaaatatgaaaaaatgcaaaagttcaACTATAAATATGAGAGTACAACTGGACaactatgtataattatgtgtataccaaataattttttactaatatcttAGACAGCAGATGAATCCGTTACAAGCGTGGGAGACGAAGACGAAGCCGGAGAAGACTCCATAAATAGCTCAGTAGCTACTGAGCCAACTTGATATGTTTAATTCCTAACGAAACATGATAAAACATATTTCAGTAGCAACTTCAGAATGATATTCATTGGctgtgtttctttttatttttcttcatttggcTACCTTCGAAGTTGGGTTCCACAAACTGGCCTAAACCAATGCAGCTATCAACGTATCCAAAGCCAGCATTGCTAAACTCATAAAAGATGTGCAAGTTTTTGCCTGCATCTTAGCTCAACgatttaaacaatttattaaacattaatccaaataattttattagcCTTaccaaagaaactaaagaacaaaAAGCTTGGAAATCCACTAATAAGAAAACATGAGGAAGATAAATGTAGATTTTGCAgaatttaaaaaacataattaacaaTGGATTAGTCGCAACTTGGAGATCATCCTCATCTTCAagtctcttcttccttcacctTCTTTGAAACCGGGTCCCCTAAATCAGTCTCCTCTTTCACTTTCTCGGCAAACAAACTCCAAAAAGCCGTGTTCAAAGCAGAGGATGTCACCAATGAAGCTCTCAACAAATTCAAAGCCTAATTCAAAGGCAGTTTCAGTCAAGTTCATATCAAGTATAGAGGATCAAAAAGGGTATACAGGAGAAGTGTACCTCTGCATTGCTTATGCTGATTTCTTTCACCTCTAGGTCGTCTGCGTGACTCTGAAACTTCTTCAGTAAGCTGACAGTGGAGCACGAGTTAGATGTAATGGTCAGATCATCTAACACGGTAaactttcttcctttcttcaaGAACCTGTAACATTTGTTGATGTCCCTTTTGGTCACAATTAGAATGTTTAGTTCGGTCAAgggagggtcgaagttctctttatTATATCGATGCCGAGGCACTAAAGGACGGACTACAACACAATGTAAACGAGTTACAAACAAAGTAATCGACGGGCTGATAGCTCGTCAACTCTCCGAGCTATAGGCTTGAAAACGTTGACTTTTTCTTGGACGAGCTGAGCTCTGGTTCTTGCTGTACGAATTCTGCTGCCTTTTTCACGATCCCCCTAAATGCGGGCCGTACGCCtgtatttatagggaatcgtgtcggttcgtccatATAAAAGACCATAATACCCTCCCTTCCTTTGGAGATTTATCATGGGCTTTTTCCTGGGCCAGGCCTCTTGTTTGAGGTGTGGATCCACCCTCAACAGTNNNNNNNNNNNNNNNNNNNNNNNNNNNNNNNNNNNNNNNNNNNNNNNNNNNNNNNNNNNNNNNNNNNNNNNNNNNNNNNNNNNNNNNNNNNNNNNNNNNNNNNNNNNNNNNNNNNNNNNNNNNNNNNNNNNNNNNNNNNNNNNNNNNNNNNNNNNNNNNNNNNNNNNNNNNNNNNNNNNNNNNNNNNNNNNNNNNNNNNNNNNNNNNNNNNNNNNNNNNNNNNNNNNNNNNNNNNNNNNNNNNNNNNNNNNNNNNNNNNNNNNNNNNNNNNNNNNNNNNNNNNNNNNNNNNNNNNNNNNNNNNNNNNNNNNNNNNNNNNNNNNNNNNNNNNNNNNNNNNNNNNNNNNNNNNNNNNNNNNNNNNNNNNNNNNNNNNNNNNNNNNNNNNNNNNNNNNNNNNNNNNNNNNNNNNNNNNNNNNNNNNNNNNNNNNNNNNNNNNNNNNNNNNNNNNNNNNNNNNNNNNNNNNNNNNNNNNNNNNNNNNNNNNNNNNNNNNNNNNNNNNNNNNNNNNNNNNNNNNNNNNNNNNNNNNNNNNNNNNNNNNNNNNNNNNNNNNNNNNNNNNNNNNNNNNNNNNNNNNNNNNNNNNNNNNNNNNNNNNNNNNNNNNNNNNNNNNNNNNNNNNNNNNNNNNNNNNNNNNNNNNNNNNNNNNNNNNNNNNNNNNNNNNNNNNNNNNNNNNNNNNNNNNNNNNNNNNNNNNNNNNNNNNNNNNNNNNNNNNNNNNNNNNNNAAATGCGGGCCGTACGCCtgtatttatagggaatcgtgtcggttcgtccatATAAAAGACCATAATACCCTCCCTTCCTTTGGAGATTTATCATGGGCTTTTTCCTGGGCCAGGCCTCTTGTTTGAGGTGTGGATCCACCCTCAACAGTAGTCCCCCCCCTCCACCTTTAGTTCGTAGTCTTTAGGCGAAGAATAATTGTGAAAAGATGAAAGGACGCTTTTCTGACTGGACAAACGAAGAGTCGCGCGTGAGAAAACGGTTTCCGATGCCCAGAGTCGAATCGTTGTGTGCGGTGCTTGACGCGCGTGAAATCCGGACGTCGTATCATCACCGAGCGCGTGTGGCAATGATGACGCTTCCAGATCCTTCCTTCTNNNNNNNNNNNNNNNNNNNNNNNNNNNNNNNNNNNNNNNNNNNNNNNNNNNNNNNNNNNNCTATCCGTGATGAATGATGTTTTTTCCTGGTCGTCCTTGTGCATCAGGATCTGGTTGTAACCGGAGAATGCGTCCATAGAGGTTAACAGCTCGTTGCCCGCAGTTGCTTCGACGAGCTGATCGATTCTTGGCAATGGGAAGCTATCCTTTGGGCAAGCCTTGTTAAGATCGGTAAAATCAACGCAAACTCGCcactttccattcttctttttgacgactACCGGATTGGCTAGCCACTCTGGATATTTTACTTCCACGATTGACCCGGCACCGAGGAGTTTGTCGACTTCATCGTTTACTGCTTGCGACCGTTCAGGGCCTAACTTGCGCCGTTTCTGTTTGACCGGCTTATGCGTTGGGTCGGCATTGAGCTCGTGGGTCGTGACGCTTGGGTCGATTCCTTTCATATCAGTCACGCTCCATGCGAACGTTGAGATGTTGGTTTTGAGGAAAAGTATTAACTCGTCTCGCATGGCGGACGTTATTTCTGTGCCGATATTCACGCATCGTTTCTTGTCGTTCTCGTCTAAGCTCACCTCCTCGACCGCGGCAACGCCTTGTTGGACGGCAGTCGGCTTTCCGTCTGTCGGCGACGTACTGTTGTCGCCGACTCgctgctttgattgctataatTTCTTTCCGGTGCGAAGCTTATGCTCGATCAGAAAACAGGCTCGTGCGGTTTGCTGGTTGCCGCGCAACGTGTACACCCCTTTTGAAGTTGGGAATTtaacgcactgatggtacgttgATGGGACGGCTTTCATCTTGTGGATCCACGGGGTGCCGAGGATGACGTTGTAGATTGTCGGCTTGTCGATGACTGCGAAACGGAAATACCTGGCTATCCCCGCAACGAAGATCGGCAAAGTAATTGTGCCGACGGACATAAGGTGATCCCCGTCGAAACCCGTCAAAGAGTGACACTCTGGCATAATGTCCCGCTCGCCGATTTCCATTTTCGCCAAGACGTCTCTGAAGATGACGTTGACCGAGCTTCCAGTGTCGATCAATATTCTCGTCACCTCGCTTTCACCGATCAAGAGCTCGACGACCAACGGGTCGTTGTGCGGTAGGTCCAAACCTTCCAGGTCTTTTCCGTCAAAGGTGATTGGCATACTTTCAGCCTCGAACCGCGACGGCCAAGACTTCGTCATTTCGGCTTTCTTAGTATAATCTCTGATTGCTCTGACCGAATCGTTACATCCGGCTAGTCCACCCATTATCATGTTGATTCGTCTTATAGTCGGGGGACGTTGATCAGGCTTGCGGTCTGTATGCGGTCGTTTTTCGTGACCGCTGTCTTCACGTCGTTCAGCTAGTAGGTTTGGAATTTCCATCTCGTCTTCACTTTGGTCGGCTAATATCTTTGAATCTTTGACGAACTTTCGAGCGATATTTTCAGCGCGCTTGGCATCATTTCGTCCAGGTCGGGCTGTCTTGCTTCTGTCCGGCTCGACGACTATTGCGCCTTTCTTGTATTGTTCCATCAGAATCCTCTGGAGGTAATGACATTCGTCTGTCGAGTGGATATTACTCTGATGGTAGTCGCAATACGAGGTTGCGCTATTTTCAGCTCCTTCTTTCCGGATATACTTGGTGAAAGGTTCGGCGAGTTCGATCTTGGTTCTTGGTGAAGTGCTGCCGTGGCTCGACATAATCGACTCTTGGAGCTGCGGCTATAGGCTGTCTGGTTATTGCACTTGCCTCCGAGGAATGCTTCTTGGCGTTgatagctttctcttcttcgagcCCAATGTGTTTTGCAGCTCGGAGTAATGCCTCGGCTACGGTCTCGACATGTGTCAAAGATAATTCCTCCTTGAATCGAGATTCATACCATAGTGCGTTTCGGAGCGCAACGATTGCGGCCGCATCGGGGATTGAGATGTTGACATAAATCTCCTTGAATCGTCCAATAAAGGACCGAAGCGACTCCCCCTTGTGCTGAGTTAAGGCATATAAGTCGGCGTGGGAATTCTTGTCCTCAATTAAAACAGAGAACTGCTTCAGAAACTCAGTTATCAGCTCCCTGATGCTGTCGATTGATCCTGGTGGTAGCCTCGAGAACCAACTCAAGGCGGTTCCCGTCAAATGTTCGGCGAAAACTTGACAAGCTCCTGCGTCGTATTCTGCCGGGCTGAACTGCAATGGGCCGAGGGCCACGCCGAAGGTGAGCAAGAAGTCTCGTGGGTCGACCGTTCCATCGTAATGGCCCAACCTTGGCTTGACCGCTCGTTTGACCGCTGTTGTAGCGAGTCGTCGAGAGAATGGAGTTCGCTGTGTTGCCTCGAGCATGAGTCCGACTTCGGGTGCCTTATCCGTCGCTTTCTGGATCATTGCGGccatttctttcatttgttGTTTCATTGCTATTAGCTCGGCATCCTTCGTTCGATCTGCCACTTCGGTACCCTGCTCGGCAAGGCGCTGGACGGGATTACGCTCTAATCCGCCGGTCTGCACATACGGCCCTGGCGTTGTCCTTGCTGAGGTGAAGTTCATTGAGTTGAGCCGAGCGTTGTGGAGATGATTGATTTCATCTTGCGAATTGAACTGCGCCGCAGTGAGCGCATCCAAACGGTTGTTTGTTCGCTCTTCCTGCTGGTCGAGGCGCGTTAAGATTCCTCGGAACAGCTCGTCTATGCTAGAGACGGGCTGGTTGTTGAGCAGAGAGAGTTGTGTCGGAGCCTGTGTTGCCTCTGCGGTCGCTGGGGTCGTCAAATTTGTAGCTATGACGAACGTTTATGGGCTTTCTACCGTCACAACTTTTCTTGGAGCGTCTGGCGTGGGAAGGGCTATCTGCTCCGCTTGATCCGTCGCCGGGGTGATTGTTCCCCCCGACGAGCttgcttctttgcttctttccttGTCAACTATCGTCATCTCGTTTAGTTGGTGTAGGTCCGTTCTTCAATTTTTCAGAAAACTTTGACTTGTTGTCCCCCTTCctggcgcgccaaattgttgatgtcccttttggtcacaattagaatgtttagttcggtcaagggagggtcgaagttctctttatTATATCGATGCCGAGGCACTAAAGGACGGGCTACAACACAATGTAAACGAGTTACAAACAAAGTAATCGACGGGCTGATAGCTCGTCAACTCTCCGAGCTATAGGCTTGAAAACGTTGACTTTTTCTTGGACGAGCTGAGCTCTGGTTCTTGCTGTACGAATTCTGCTGCCTTTTTCACGATCCCCCTAAATGCGGGCCGTACGCCtgtatttatagggaatcgtgtcggttcgtccatATAAAAGACCATAATACCCTCCCTTCCTTTGGAGATTTATCATGGGCTTTTTCCTGGGCCAGGCCTCTTGTTTGAGGTGTGGATCCACCCTCAACAACATTGAGTAGACTTGCTGCTGCCAGAGGATTTGGGATCCATCAAAGCCAGTTGATCGAATCTGTATTTGGGGTAGCATACTGGAGGCTGTTGAGTAATGATACCAGGCAACTGCATCTGGAAACTATAAAAAGGGGGAAGCGTGCATATGGAGTTTGACAGTCCAGTCCCCTCTTTAGCAGTCAGTTCCTTGAAGCTTCTACACAAGTTTCCAATGCAACCTAAAGAGATAGAGCTGCCAGAAAATTCCAATACAGATTCCAAAgggaaaacaagaaaagagaagaggagctCAACAAATTCCTCTGCGCATTCCACATATAAAATCATCATGTCCTGCTTCCTCACTATTGCTTTCAAAGTTATTACCTTTCCAGGTtctgcttcctcttctttcttctccaaacATGGACTGAACGATTTGTATATCTTCTTCATACCTTGTTGACTTTGCTTGTTCAAGAAAGTGTCCGTCGAGGGAGCATTTGAGGTGAATATACATTCCAGCAGAGTAAGTACCTGGTCCACGATTCAGATATAGTGAGAGATCAAACGAATAGAGCAGGGATGGGTGACACGAA from the Camelina sativa cultivar DH55 chromosome 12, Cs, whole genome shotgun sequence genome contains:
- the LOC104732594 gene encoding uncharacterized protein LOC104732594: MLLDIGLEEVLTLLECIFTSNAPSTDTFLNKQSQQGMKKIYKSFSPCLEKKEEEAEPGKVITLKAIVRKQDMMILYVECAEEFVELLFSFLVFPLESVLEFSGSSISLGCIGNLCRSFKELTAKEGTGLSNSICTLPPFYSFQMQLPGIITQQPPVCYPKYRFDQLALMDPKSSGSSKSTQCYRFLKKGRKFTVLDDLTITSNSCSTVSLLKKFQSHADDLEVKEISISNAEALNLLRASLVTSSALNTAFWSLFAEKVKEETDLGDPVSKKVKEEET